The genomic window ATTTCGATTGTGAAGATTCATCTTCACTATTATAACTTTTCGATGTATTTCGTCCTCtatttttagaattattatCTCGTGATTCTTCCGAATTATTTGAGGAGTGAGGTCTTCGCGCCTCATTTCTTTCTTCTGGAATTTTAAACTCGGTGGTTTTTCGTTGTTCCTTTTCACGGGAACGTGTCTTTTCGCCCGAACCTGTAtaccatatatttatttcagtagtcgttatatatttactatgttCTATTTTCTTAAGATTACCctcttcttttaattttagtttgtcTTTTGACGGCAAGttgtcatttttaaattcattatctGGGTTTCCTTTATTGTTTTCATATTGGTTCCATTCTGCTAAAATTTCCTTTTCATTAACATTTGTTTGGTCTCTACTGactttagtttcttttttattctcCGAttcattttgataattttcacTGTTGGTATCCTTCTCAGTTGGtcgtaatgtttttttatcagAATCCTCCCTTGAATCAATTTCTTTTGAATATTCTTCTTTACTTTCTTTGGTATCGTTATTATCAGCCTTTTTATccttattatttctaaatctAAAACGTGACCTTTCTTTACTCTTCTCCGCTGAGTTGTCTTCTTTTCCTCGATATCGTGATCCAAAACGCCAACTTAGCCTCCTGCCTTTAGGCTTGGATGTGTTATTTTCTTGTGAGTTTTCCTTTTTATCACTGTTGTCTTCAAAAAgagattttaaagaaaagtctaAAAATCCACCTCGTTTAGATTCCACTGTAGCTATAATATTTGACTTAGTGGGTGTGGTCAATTCAACTGAAGTTTCAGGATTACTAGTGAATGATTGTTCTGTTACTTCAACTGTTGAGGTTGTATCATTTACAATATCAGATTTAAAGAAAGACGatggaaaaagaaaatttttaagTTGATTTAGCGATGGTATATCAGATTTAGAATCTTGGCGAGGCACACCTGTCTCTTCAGTAAGCATACCTTCTGTTTGGTTCCTGTCATCATTTAACTCACTATTaacttttctattaatttcaGTATATTTCTTCCAAGATGGCGTTGGTTTCGGTTCTTTATTTGTAGAGTTGTGCAAAAtgcttttgtattttttgagaTTCGACTGTTCATTGTCAGTAATTGTAATCGTCGTCTCCTTATTTTCAGTCGGTTCAACATTTTGTGTGGTGAACTCTATGTTTTGTGTTGTATCAACACTACTATCAACAGCTTGATCTTGAATCgatgttataaatttaaaatctttaaagtatatttcagAAGTCGGAATAAAGCCATCATCCTTCGTTATCTCGATATCATTCGGTCTTCTTACATCATTTCTAACTTCCAAAACAATACTGTCCTCAGGATGTAGATCATCTTGAGTAAAGTTAGTTTCTCGACTGAGCGTAAACGAATTAACTGGTGCCTCGATGAAAGACAGCACAACAGCTAAACCAACTGCCAATAACCTGAAATATCCAATTAAtctaagttattttaatacgcCTAATAATGGACAAGAATGCAGTTTAAACTAAAGTAGGTATTAAACATTGGCATAAAGTTATGCAACATTTGTTGTAGACTCTGTTTTGCCGCTTTAGCTGGTCACGCACGGTTTTAAAAAAGGTCAAGTCAACCTCATTTCCcgataaagtaaatttttctataatgTTTCAATTAACAATTCACAAtcgaatataattaaacaaaccAACCTATCGTGTCCCATGGTTGgactgaattaaaataaaaccattgttttaattatatgcaATGAGTTATGATTTCTTatacaatgtttataaaataagtacTTCAATAAACCGGAAATATAATGCGTGTGATCATAATATTCCATTCAGAATCTTCAAATTTATATAGGTACATGTGACTGTAATGTCAACAAACAAATCTTTAGagacattttacaaaaacaaaaggttaatttaatttcatttttcaaaTTCACTAAGAGTTCAAAAACACATAATCACTAAGTAGTTAACCTAGCTATCATAACGATAGTTCTTCTTTCTTTGTATCTTCAAAATCAATTGATCACTCCCTAGTTAGTTTCCTATAAAACTACGAAACACCATGCAAAATCATGcaagataatttataattagtgaAGCCTCAAAAAGTAGAGCATACAATTCAATGACTATATCTGCAcccaaatttaatttaatattccaGGGAAATCGAAGTCAGGCATCCAAGACAAACGAGTGCAcgtgaatttttaattaggtttataattaatagcGTTCATAAGCGTTACATATTGTTCAATTCCATCAATAGCAAATATCGTCTCTCAGTGACAACAATTATCACTACTATCATACGTTTGGCAATCACCTTTATACCTATTAACGTAGTAGGTACCTAAACACTGTTATTACTTTAGAATGTATTGGGAATGAAACTTAAAatccaaaaaattttttggtaaataaataatcttattaggaataataactataatcGAAAATATACGGTTAATTAGATAAAAATggacataattgtattatgtGATAATTCCaagcatttaattttctaattcTTGATTACGTTTAAGTATACAAAATTGGcgtttaaacttaaattatatccGTTGTGGAacgtaatacaaataatatttttattaaatttttcataaaaacaggttattaatatatcgaaaataaccCACCACTAAAATGCACTAATTACTAACTCTAGCTTACCTGAAAGTTTGTGACATCTTTGTAAAGCACTCCGTCAAAAGGCGCACATTATAAGACGCGCGTGCGCCGCGATAGCCCTATGATTACTGCGGCAATCacgaataaagattattttcagTGAATTACTTCCTTCCAACTTAACTCTTCACTATCAACAAATTCGGATATTAGCCTTCGAACAAGTGTTGTTTTCCCTCCGAAACATGACCGgatttcatttattacaaGTATACACTACAGGATGatacaaattaatatcaatGTAATAATCAATATTCTTATTTGTAACGTTTCCTTCTTatacataaacaataatttgctGAGCCTTTTTTCGAAagcatataattaaaataaatagctaGGAACTAGGAAATAAAAGTTAACAAAGTTTTAGGTACTGTTTtacaatatgtatgtaatattgCTTTAATGTGTAGCATTGCTttatgtaatagaatttttggtatttgttcttttttcattatttttacataataatttatcctATTTGGGAGTGAATTGTTCGTGCCTTGTGACCAGGTGCAGAATTCTGCTGGAAAGTCcaaggtatatttttaaaaagtgtaTTGCTGAGAGGCTTCACAACATGATCCAAGACTGATACACTTTGGCagtttttacaaaaatgtcGTTTTGTGGCTCCTTGATAAGACACGCCCCACTAAATCATCACTGACGCAGGATGATGACCACGTTGTACCTTTCCGACCACTTGAGCAGCATCTGTGATTAGCACTGTGAGCGtacactttattattttgcttATTGAAGTGTTTCAatcgtgattttttttttatcggtAATGAGGATCTTTCTGTGCTGTTTTTGACAGAAGACGTTTTGATCGATACACTctctttaattgtaaaaattgaTTTAGGGCATTTCCTGTAGGTATATCGACGATTAGCACCGAGCCAGGCCTTGTTTTATAATACGCGACTGAGACCTAGCGGGAATCTTCATTTCTCGCGATAAGATTCTTTACTTCCGGTTTCTTTACTAATGGGGTTTCGACGAATTCTGGCTTTTACAGCATTGTCAGCCTTTGTAGTTCTAACAGCACGCAGCCGCCCCGATTTGAAGTGTCTGGAATATGACTAACAACTCCATACCCACTTTGTGCGAGGGGATTACTGCGATCCTATTTTCTTTTAACACCCCTTTCCATATTGAAATTTGATAATGAACACGAAAAAATACGTGAAATGGCGCAAAAACGAAatcgtttttaaaataatataggtgttccaaattcaaaataattaaaaagttgaaaaaaatataagtttttatgtaattattaattaaattaagtagttattaattaaaaaatgttctaTAGAAtattaggatttttttttaaagcaccATAAAGAGCATCTAcgcgttttatttttgtaggtTGTTAcagaaatgaaaaaataagcgatacattattcataaaaaaatatttatttcaaatatattttttatttgattttggcATTTTCCCTCTTCCTTTATACATATTCTCATTTCTGATGCCTGCCCTTCAGTTTTGGCATAAGCCAGCTGGTGGTTAAGATTTGACAATTAACTTCTTAGTTGTTTCACAGAATGACaaaagcaatattttaaatgttgtaacTTGTAACGGAATTTATGCCAacaaaaacaatcatttttacttttaagatTGGGTGtataaatttcattcaaaCGTTATATgttaaagttaattataatggCGGAATTCAAGACTCCAGTTAAGAAATCAGTGATGCTGGTTGTAAACGATAAACGTGAAATTACAATTCCACCTTCGCCCTTCTTAAATCGCCTGGGCTACGGAACTGGTAAATTATCTTTAGTTTTATTCTGTAATTCTGTCTAGtatattattcttttaaagTTTAACTTTAGATTATTTACTTGATATTGCTTGTGCAATACGTGTTGTTATTGATGACAGAAAAATCTTACTGTATTTCAGGTGTTTCTGTAATGCAGTTAGTTCGGTCACCTAAAGCAGGAGAGATACGATCACCATGGGCTCTCAAAATGCTGAATAAACGGgtaaaaccaaataaagtgTACACAGAAAGACTCCAAGCTGAAGCTGAGCTATTACAGAAAATGTCCCATCCAAATGTTGTGGGGTTCCGAGCATTTAGTAAGGGAAAGATTCTTTACCTGGGCATGGAAGCCTGTGATTTATCGCTTGGCGATATGATTGAGAAGAGGGTTGAAGATGGTGCTGATGCTTTTGCAccaaaatgcattttaaagGTAATGCAAGCTTTTAGTTTAGCTGTAGTTAATTCTTGGTTTGATTCCCAGTGAAACCTACCAAAATATTGGCCCCAAGCCTTTTTCTGAGTTACCGGCCATTTGCTTGTTAAAACAGTAGAGTGTAGATTATACTGATGTGTATCAATTTTGTAGGTTGCAGTTGATATTGGACATGCTCTGGACTATCTTCACactaaaatgaaaattttacatGGAGACATGAAGTCATACAATATATTGGTGAATGGAGACTTTGTTATATGCAAGTTGTGTGATTTTGGAGTGACATTACCTCTTGATGAAAATGGTATTTTTGACAAGGATAAAGCTGGGAAAGCTATTTATTATGGTTTGTAACATGAACTTGTTTAAATAGAAACAGCTGTGTAGCCAAAAGAGCTATGGCGTAGTGGCTAATGCATTAATTTCTCTATCAATTAGTCTTgagttaaataattgaattaaggTGGTGTAAAGCTTGACTTTTGAATTCCTACATTGTGAGTAACCTGGTATGTCTTAAATCCAAAACACTacttatataaacaataaaatgatgGATGCCATTTAAGGCTAATACCGGACGTTTCACCATCGTTGCCTATTAGAGGTCATCCTGCTGCACTGATTGAATGAATCTCCTAAGTTTTGTTACCCACcctactaataatatttaaaatttccaGGTACAGAAGCATGGAGTGCTCCTGAAGTACTGCATGGAGGTATTATCAGCAACAAGACTGATGTATGGTCCTTTGGTCTAACATTATGGGAGATGATGTCCTTGTTGCCACCCCATACCAACATAGAAGAGGACTTTGACGAAAGTATGGGCAGCATAAATGACAGTTACATGGATAATGCTTATGAGATGTATGGTAGGTACAACATCGATTTGTTTCTATCATGGGCAACATTATTAATTGTCGTCGGTGGGTCTGGTTTGATTTTAGGTCTTAAAAACAGttctgtaatatataatatgcataacatattatttaaaaaaaacaattccaAATActtgcaaaataaaatatttttgatagttTAGTTTAAATAGTTAGTTTATAGTTTAGATAGTTGAAAGTTGACAAGCTTTAAAGTAGAAGACTAATTTATGTTTCATATTTCCAGGAACCCGACCAGCTTTACCTGCAACAATATCAGTACAAGAGTACAGCGGACCAGTAGCACTATTTCAAGCTGCCACTGAAACAAAGGTCAAAGATAGGCCTTCAGCTGCTGAATTGGCTGCTGCTGCACAATCCATTGCTACTAGTAGCTGAGTAGCCATGACTTACCATGTTTCAGTTTAATATCTATGAACGTCATGTTGGCTCTATATAACTTCCAGGCTTAGTTTTTTAAAGCATTTTATGCCGATTACAACCACAATGGTCCTTTAAAagtcttaaaaagccggcaacggaCTTGTGATCCTTCTGGCAGTGttcatgggcagcggtatcacttaacatcaggtgtgcCTCCTGCCAACTCTATATAAAGAATTATAGTAAAACTGGTTTTAGAGACAAGAGCGGCGGTGGAGTTGTATGTATGAatgtattaaaacattatttttaaaacacttatatttaagtaacataaataaaaatttaacaaccTTATAATTAGGTATAGTTTATGATACagagattattttaaatgagatAAATGTTTTTGAGCGTGAGATTATACATCGAGATTCCTTTACAACAGAACGGCTGActagtatttacaataaatgtaatgttatgttatattgtGAAATGtatgacaaaatatattttagcatCTACTGTGAGGTATACTTAAGGCAAATGGATCTATCGTGATATGGTTTTAAACATAGTATAAACCTCGATTAGTTAAaccttgttttttctttaaagttATACAATATCTTTTTGAGgcttataatatgtttatttataaaaggaaTACATCAATTTAAAACGAATGCTTGCTGTTTCTTATATAATGTCAAGAATGCTAATTCTGATGTACTCAACTGGTAGAATACAGCATTCagtaaagttaaattattccAGTCCTTGTTATATGAgccaaaaaacctaaaaacttATTTGGTATGGCATAgccaattaataaaaatatttagttcaaATCGTTAACCTTTCTTtcttgaaactggcataaagttaaaactattgccataatatatttaaaaaaaacctctATTCTTTCTGGATTTTTGAAGACAGTTAAACGCTTTTAACGCTTGTTCATCAGAATCAGCTTGATCCACTAATCGGTCCACTATCCACTGGTCACGTGACCAAgcatttacatataaatatatgctaTTTGACACcatattttacgttaacaataaagttttattgacataaaatGGACAGTATATTATCATAGGAACATTATCCCTGTCTATGTAATTATGGTGTCCATTACAAATAATctaattggttaaatattttaataactttataaattgtattttcatGTACTTGTTCCAACTTTTGAAAAAGGAAACAAAATTTCTTGATGGAGACAatgttgaccaatcacaatcaagaATTAATTCCATTTCCAAAAGTATGCTTGTACCCAAATTGCTTTATAGGTGtgcctttttaattaaaactgggATAGTCTGTAACCGTTACTTATGAttagaaacattaaaaaaatattatttttgatataaaataaacatacatgGATAATACTTTTTGTCAATAGTTTAGAatgttgaattaattaataaaaaattgacataGTTTCTTATTTCTTGTAGAAGATTTCTCAAGCCAATGTAAAATACAccagttgtttttttttaatagtaagaATTTtcaataagaaaattgaacaCTTTCCCGGATGCGATTCCTTATAACTATTAACTACTAGGCGTAGATCTGCGTCAATTTTGCTGTACTGTTTTTATCAATACATCAAGTAACTCATCAgattaatgatattaaaaataaaattgtatcattacaattattatatcagATGATATATTGTTATGCCTGTAATAGTGTTTTCTACACTGGGaatgattatataaaaacgaaGCTCTTACATAGGGTATGGGGGCttcgggaatcgaacccaaaTCTGTAGGATTTACAGGCGATATAGCATATATTAACATTACACTATGGAACCGACTGCATAAAAATCAAGCCCTTGCATTTGACGTTGATTTTTTTCAGGAATCAAATCCAGAACCACCCCCTGTAGAGACCATACAGTATATAGTAAACCATTCTTTAATGGGATctagaatataaaaatcaagCTCCATAATGGTTAATTTTTTCTCGGATTGGAACCCAAGAGATTTAGATTAGCTGCGTCACGGTTATGAATTAAGCCGTGATAGATATGCAACAACGTCTTTCTTCCCGGCGTGAGCCGCGACCTGCAGTGCGGTAAGACCTCGTGCGTCCCTCAGTGCGAAGTCACATCGCCGCGACAATACGCGTACACATGACAATTGACCGAACATTGCCGCGCCGTGTAACGCGCTCTCACCattctgttaaaaaaaatattctggaGTTGGACACACACTTTATATACAACTTTACAGAAGTcgaaatgtatataaattaaatatattattgtagtgGAAGTATATAGGCAGatatattatctaaaaatttatgaaaatgcaTTTCTTGATTGTGATGCAATTTCACCATAAttcattcaaattcaaaatcttttattcatttaggtaactcaatacatattaaacgcttctaattttacctttactgccagttctcaaatcaagggcatagaccggaagaactggcaataaactccgccactcttttttttatggtaggggagcccacgatgctaaatggggatttactcgagcgtcgtagagacctattgggatgcaaagcttagataaaaagaagaaaaaaatgttatatgataaattccttttcatcggtgggggaagcggctatagatagttaaatatgtaaaaaaaaactgttgcatggacatcctcgagcgcgacagatattgatagcatctatgccctacgtatttttaataatgtacgtatgttaatctgatcgtttgcatgatgcgggtggttgtatttaagggttgaaaatcaaaaaaaaaaattttttatcgagcgcgtcagattttctaagggagtgttaagtgcaccaaaaaaaagctctcattcactaatctgacgatttcgatgggacgcaaacccacgaccattttcataatatgcaaaaaaaaatcgcaattttgaaatactcaagcgcgtcagattaagatatatgtggttcatctttatgttctaaacgtactgtctcataatctgacgattatctagagggattcgcctgatctgacaaaaaaaatttagaaaaacgatTCACCGAAAGGGCCattcctgcaacttcccgctacttccattcctgggcgcttaaaattgatattttgagctcgctgagttcaaagaaataacatgtctatgcatttgagctctcccagctcgaaagtctgatagaattttcatagaacactatttttggaattttcaaaccgcaataacttttgaatggatcaagcaattttcacgcggtttgCGGCATTcaacgcagttttatcatcatcataagtaattttgcaattttaattgatagaaccacaaatttcggagtaatcccgaaaaaacactttttcgggtttctttcgttcacgatatctctcgaactaatCAAGCGCTTTTGacgagcttggtggcgattgacgtggtttttcaagctcaaaggcggattagtttttgaagttgatcaataaagaaaccactttaaaaaaaaatatttcttatttttttaagatttttcaaaattactcaaaatctatcggtccgaatcggttcaaattcacaggaaatgtaattttgagggaaatatttagaacgccgtttagtagattccgatcggttaaaggaaatgtaggcatcacgcagctgcacgcatttaactttatcgacgattttttgttatttcggcttgcggaaatcgtcagattatatatttttcattattcttgaattatttccttcgaaataaaaaaaaaattagctacgctcgagaatgtcgagatgacggtttttttttacaactttgttgccctcccctttttttccgtcactctcaaattgtcagattagtggaatatacactttttaggatgtaattaactcaccctaccttaatctgacgcgctcgggaatttctgatggtcaatttttttttactaatctgatcctgtctccttcacgggcggccttatatatgggcctcatattttgtggaggtacttaaccgggtacaaggtatccccctatatattaatctgccgcgctttagtaaatccggaaatcccctcttgggctcccctaccattatcattatatattttatccaGTCAAACTGTATTTTGTATGCAAACAGTCGCGGAAATTATCACATAAAGTTCTCATCTTTGTTGTCTACTATGGATGGAATGCAAGACAATAGATAAGTAATAAAAGATCATGcgcgtaattattattacaaataagttGTGCTTGCTTTGTACGTAAAAATTAAACCTATTCGTGATATAAACGCCATCTTGcgactattttttattaaaatgatattcGTTAATTTGTTAACCAACTTAGTATTTTTCATGAGGTGTTATCTTgtgacattaaaataattgtattaaaaaatacataccggCAGTAATCCAAGGTTAGGGTTGTATTTGAGCAGCTCTTGGACTACTTCTACGTGTCCTTTGTGCGCTGCTTTAAACAAGGGCGTCGCCCCGTCCTGGAAATATACCAATAATCTAGAAATCTATCTGAAATATCGGTTTCGTGGTGTACGACTCTCAACCCTTAAGAGTTCATTCAAATCCCGGCTGTGTTCTATATGcgtaactaattaaaaaaacttgtattttttaaattttattcaatttttttaccgtcacatttttcggttacgcgtcacattttttccgttacgcgcatctttttcttgtccctaccacggttgattcgtagagattcgaagccattaattacaaaaatatataataacgatagcaatgatagtaataattctattacaattcatgaaattctgtaataatcatAGTATGTAGTAAtgaggtaaaatgaaataattgtattatttgtattcatatctatgataataaaagccttttgttaaactttatctattttaactttatttaaccaatttctgtaaagttgcatatagatcatttttcgaaaaataaggtcataaagaagtgtcacttcttacgtgtgtacactagtacgcgcacacatttttttaaaattgtatattttttatatctcagAGTGGGGATTTTTTATCGGAGAGTCTGTATAATAGCAATAATGTtataggttttattaaaaggtttattattatgatctggggcattataatttatacttggataaatttattttacctgTCGGCATACGTCAACGCGTGCGCCGTGAGCGAGCAACGTACGCGCCACGTGCGCATGTCCGCACTGCGCAGCGATCCATAGCGGCGTAGCGCGGTCTATACGTGCGAGATCAACTCTAGCACCATGTGCTAATAGCATCTCACAAACTTCTTCGTGACCATTCTGGGCTGCTATGAAGAGTGGCGTCGCTCCATCCTGATTTAATGATACTTCATTGTAATTTGTtatgattataattaaaattgagttttaaatttatttcttcattcAATGTGAACCAGTAGTTTAAGAATTATTCAAATTTCTTAGTTTTGTCACTCACTAACTGACAGACCGATCATCTCAACTCTAAATCACTTCTAGATTATATAGACGCTTGAAATTTAGAATACAATAAGTGTGTATACTCGTAAATCAAggaaaaactaatatttatttaaaacgtaaataatatttagcttattttttatgttttaaatatgtaatatattaacttGACAATCGCATAAAAACACAATGGTTCTcacaataaatacataaattaaattgtttagtgCGATTGTCAAGtcaatctttatatttaaaacataaaaggtTTGTTATATAGATATGGTCAGTATAAGATGTAGTTAGGTAACcttattatgtaataacttAAAACAGAAAGTCccttaaatatttgaatgaaTTAACCGACTTGGAATTACATGGATGGAGTTTTTACGGCAGAAGAACTTTTTTGCGAGACTTggtttaagttatatttagattattaaaagttaaatgttTGCATACCTTCATACAGGCATCAACTCGTGCTTCTCGCCGCAATAATTCTTCGACGACTGGAAGGTGACCGCATTGACACGCCACGAACAGGGGTGTACCACCATCCTGGAAGTCCCAATAATAATACTGTACAAATAATACCAcgcttttcatttaatatcaCCGTAAAGTCgactacatattatatgttatttcTAATACTGGCGTggaatatatttgtattatgttatgaACACCATAAAATGTCAATGTTGAgtaattttctaaatttaattctCTGATTCAGAGAATTAAAGTTATTCAGTATTCAGTTCATAAAATACGTTCGCATACAAGGGGAGGGGAGGGGTCTGGCTGAGTGTGACAAGATGTGACAAGGGGGACGGGGGGTATACGGCAACGTGACGTTAGCCGTTTATCATTATTAGAAAATCCTTGGGCTTCTgaatgatataaatattatttataatatgttcgttataaaagatatttattaatttatttaaattttattataactaaataataatatataataatataattttcagaATTTGTGTATCATTTAGAATTTATCATACTCAGCAGGGAGTCCTTAGTTTTTGTGACGAAATATTTCTAGGGGGGGGGTCACAGAAAGTGTGACACAGCGTGACAatagggggggagggggtaaAAAAAAGCTGATTTTAGTGTGACGTATTTTATGAACGGCCCCTTATGTGTTACGCCATCTAACGGTGGACTTCGTAATATCGAAATAATTCAGAGCACCACCTAGCGGCAGTAACTAGTAATAACGTGCGACCAAGAGATCGATAAACAAGTGAGGTTAAATGAGTCttataatcttataaaaaggatttttgaaaattttaccaCAATTTATGAAACGATATTGTTAGTAGATTCACAATTTAAACACTTACCAATGAGGGTGCGTCAATAGAGGCTCCAGCCTCCAGCAACAACTGCGCGATGTCAATGAAGCCACCCTGCGCCGCGAAGAACAACGCCGACGTTCCTGTCTGACCACAACACGTatcttcatattaatttattttcacatAATTTGTCTTCAAACTCTCCTCGTTGCTATAGTGTATGGTATAGTTTTAAATCACCTCGTAACTACAAT from Pieris napi chromosome 12, ilPieNapi1.2, whole genome shotgun sequence includes these protein-coding regions:
- the LOC125054407 gene encoding lymphokine-activated killer T-cell-originated protein kinase, which gives rise to MLKLIIMAEFKTPVKKSVMLVVNDKREITIPPSPFLNRLGYGTGVSVMQLVRSPKAGEIRSPWALKMLNKRVKPNKVYTERLQAEAELLQKMSHPNVVGFRAFSKGKILYLGMEACDLSLGDMIEKRVEDGADAFAPKCILKVAVDIGHALDYLHTKMKILHGDMKSYNILVNGDFVICKLCDFGVTLPLDENGIFDKDKAGKAIYYGTEAWSAPEVLHGGIISNKTDVWSFGLTLWEMMSLLPPHTNIEEDFDESMGSINDSYMDNAYEMYGTRPALPATISVQEYSGPVALFQAATETKVKDRPSAAELAAAAQSIATSS
- the LOC125054408 gene encoding ankyrin repeat domain-containing protein 29, with product MSLKKESRSDVQFHLAALRGDCPRLRQLLDTGKVHIDSRDRDGTTPLILSAAMGHTECVRELLAQGADPACCRTTGTSALFFAAQGGFIDIAQLLLEAGASIDAPSLDGGTPLFVACQCGHLPVVEELLRREARVDACMKDGATPLFIAAQNGHEEVCEMLLAHGARVDLARIDRATPLWIAAQCGHAHVARTLLAHGARVDVCRQDGATPLFKAAHKGHVEVVQELLKYNPNLGLLPNGESALHGAAMFGQLSCVRVLSRRCDFALRDARGLTALQVAAHAGKKDVVAYLSRLNS